The segment TTTCACTCCGAAGCAGGCGTATGATGTAGATGATTTTGTCCAGCGATCGCGCACAGCCCTCAACATTGCCAGCGATCGAGTCCAGGCAAAATACGGTAGACCTTGCGGATTGGCTTTAGGGCAACTGCGAGAAATCGAAATGAAAGCAGCTCAATATCATCATCTGCCGCAAGCACAGGTACAGGTGATTGAATTTATTGAGTCGTCGTTTTAGTAAGGGATAGGAAGTAGAGGGTAAGAAATATTGCAGTCAACAGAGAGCCTGTTCTAAAGTTCGATTGCTCATGCTGTTCTCAATTCTTAAGGTAGCTGCGATCGCTGGAAACTTTTTAATCGGTTCTGAAGTCATGTTGCCCATTTCAAATTTTTGCTTCACAAGTTTGAAATAACGACTGCTTTGGAAACTTGGCATTGCTGAATAAAGAGATAAGGTTGCGAATTGCATTCCTGCATTGCTCCCTAAATCTCCTGATTCTAAGGAACTTTGAAGACTTGTTCTTTCCAAAGCTAGAGGGCTAGTAAGGCGAATCATGCTGAGATTTAGCAATGCGGAAACTTTTGCTCCACTCCTGAGTCAAAGGATGTGAGGTTGGAATTTGCAGGCGATGTCTTGTTCAATCTTTTTAAGATTCAAGATTGTTTTTTACGATGTGATAGAGCAAATTAAAGATTAATAATCCGGAAACAAATTCATCTTCTTTCAGGTCATCTATCTCATCAGGCAAAACAATATTAGAGTTACATCACTCATATTTTTTCAGGAACTTAGATTGAACGAAGTTGTCATCTACCCCATCAGTTAGTCATTGCATTAACGCTCTTCAAATCATTCCCAAATCTATCAATCTTCTCCGAGGACCTATCATGAAATCTACCATGCGTCGGATTGCTGCCGCTGCCGCAGCGACCACTACTGCTGCCGTGAGCATCCTATCTGCTGTTCCGACTTTTGCAGGGCAGTTTGGGCAAAAGGAAGTTGATCAAAGTAAGTTCGTTGCAGTTGCTTCCCCATTTCAGGGTGGTAATGCACACCAGTTATTGATCATTGAACAGGTTTCCAGTGCCCGTCCTTGCTGGAACGAAGTGGGTGCAGCTCCGGTAAAAGTTGACCCCCTTTTGACCACCTTTGACTTCACCGGAATTTGCGGACGCAGCACCGATAGCAATGGATATTCGATTCGTGTGAATGGTGAGGATTTGGGTCTGCAATACAGTCTGCGGGTTGTCAAAAAAGATAACGACATGCTGTTGGTCGGTGCACCGCGCGATCGCTCCAAGCCTACCTTTCTACTGGGTCACACAAACGGCGTCAGCAATGACTTTGCCAAAATCAGCCTTGAACCCGGCTGGAAATTCACGAAGCGGATGTATGGCGAGAGCGTTCTGGGTCACGTTTATTTGACTTATGAAGGGGCAACCGTTCCCACAACAACCGCAGTCGGTGGCAGCAGTTCAGGTGGCGGCACAACGCCCGGTGGAACTGTAACTCCTCCAACACCTCCAGCAAACAATGGCGGAACACCTTCCCGCTTCAGCGATACGAGAGGTGATATCTATGTTGCAGAGATCGATCGTGCAGTGCAAATGGGCTTCATCTCTGGCTTTGAAGACAATACCTTCCGTCCCCAGGCACAACTGACGCGCGAACAGCTCGTTTCGATGGTGTTGGATGCACTGCGATCCTTACCCAACTCGCGGTTAACTATTCCAACTCAAGCAGGTAGCAATCCTTATGCGGATGTTGAGGCTTCTCGTTGGAGTGCAGCTAAGATTCAACTTGCGAAGCAGAACAACATTGTTAGCGGCTACGAAGATGGGACGTTCCGTCCAACTCAGCCTGTGACTCGCGCCGAATTGATGGCAGTGTTGCGCCGTGCGGGTGAATATGCAAAATCTCTGCAAGGACAGCAGCCGCAACTGCAAGGCAACCGTCCGGCAACCACATTTGCTGATACGGGTAGCCACTGGGCAAACGGGCTGGTTAGCCAGATGTCTTCCTTCTGTGGTGTTGCTTCTCCGCTGAACGAGCAAGGAACCACTTTCGCTCCGGATACTGCGGCTCAACGCAACTATGCAGCAGCAGCAACCCTGAGACTGTTGAACTGTGTTAGCCCTCAACCAACGACTGCACAAAAGTAAGCTGTACAGGACGATCGTTCTAACGCTCAAGTAACAATTTTGTGACGCTGTATCATGATTGGGTGAGTAAATCTGCTTACCCAATTTTTTCATTTACTCGTTCTATAAAGAACTGTAAGCGATCGTTAAAGGATGTCACGTTTTACGCCATTTCGGAGATGTGCTGTCTAACATAAATACTAGAGATTCAAAACCGCTCAGCAACCCGATAAGTATAAATGCTGTGCATATAATAAGCAAAAGCCCAGGCTACTCATTAGTCTGGGTTTGTTAGTTTGAGTTATTTGTTTTAGTGAGTCAGCATTACTAAATCCGGGCATGATTCGCCCCGCTGCTTCTCAAAATTGGAAAAACCAGAACTTAAATCTGCCAAGACTGGGGAGTTTTGGGGGCAATGCAGTCGAAAAATTGGATGATCAGAAATTTTGGCTCAGCCGGCCTGTTGCCTGATAATATTGCCATCCTTCTGCCCTCAAGCTCATGATCTCCAACAGCTCCGAACCTGCTCCTAGCTCAACTTCTTTGTTACAGCCAGCCACCCTGCAAAAGATACTGCAAGATTTGCATCTGAAACATCAACCCTTGCGATCGGGTACGTTAGCAAGCTACATCCCAGAATTGGCAAAGATGAATCCAGATTGGTTCAGTATTTGCGTAGCAACTACAACTGGGCAAACCTATCAGGTTGGTGATTTCGAGCAAATGTTCACCATTCAATCGATTTCTAAAGTGTTTGTATATGGGTTAGCGCTGGAAGATCATGGGCGAGAAAGCGTGTTGTCTAGAGTAGGGGTTGAGCCAACGGGGGATGCATTTAATGCGATCGTTCTGGATGAGCAGTCGAAACGTCCCTACAATCCCATGGTGAATGCGGGCGCAATTGCCATAACTAGCCTGATGAAAGGCAAAGGTGCAACAGAGCGGCTCAACCGAATGGTGGCAATGTTCGAGCGATACATTGGGCATGAAACGTTTATTGACATGCCAACCTTTATGTCTGAACGAACAACCGGACATCGGAACCGGGCAATGGCACATCTCATGCTCAACTTCGGCATGATTGACGAAAAGATTGACGAAGCACTTGACCTCTACTTTCAGCAATGTTCACTGCTGGTCAACTGTCAGGATTTAGCCATCATGGCAGCAACACTGGCAAACCGGGGGGTTAATCCCATCACTGGCACTCGGGCTGTGCCTGCCTGCTATATCCGCGATATTTTGAGCGTGATGTATACCTGTGGGATGTACAATTTTGCGGGCGAATGGACATACCGCGTGGGACTGCCTGCCAAAAGTGGGGTCAGCGGCGGCTTAATTGTCGTTGTCCCCGGACAAATGGGTATTGCTGTCTTTTCACCGCTGCTCGATCGCCGGGGGAATAGCGTGCGTGGCGTCAAAGTTTGTGAAGATCTATCGCGAGAACTGGGGCTACATCTCTTCGATTGCTCACTGCTGCACTGCACAACTCATTCACCTGAATAAACACACCCCAATCAACAAAAAAACCTCCCAGATTAGGAGGCATTGAATATGATGATGCTCAAGTTGAGCGACCCAAACTAGACCCAAACTATGGGTTAATTTGACGTAGCTCAGATTCCAACAAACGCATGAGTTGTTCATCACCTCGCGCTTGAGCAATCTGAATGCGACGTTGCAGGTTTTTGAGCAAGTTTGCCTGATGAACTTTTGCCACATAGCGGCGTGGCATGGTTGCCGGAACAGATTCGCCCGACGCTAGACCCGCAGGACGAGCCGTCGTGGTTGTCCCTTCAGCATCTCGGCGCACCTGATATGCAGTCCCCCGGTAAAGTAACTCATACTCGGCGGGCATTGGTGCTCCAGTCGATCGGGCGTTAGGGTCAATACTGTAGGTTTGCCCACGGTAGATCAAGGTGTAGGGTGCTTGAGCCGGGGTTGATCGAGAAGGACGACCAGCATTGTGTGCGCGAGAAGGCGCAGGGTTGTAGTCGTATGTAGCGCCACGGTAAATCAGTTTCATCATCGCTTCTCCAAATAAGTTCGCGGGAAATTAATGGAAGAGAAGCGCGTTCCTTCAGGTTTAAGCCTTACTTCCGTCCCACCTAAGCATTAGAACCAGATCGGAGCTAGAGGGGATGAACGAATTTTCTTCTGTATTCAAATATACTGTTTTGCTCTAAAAACGAGTATCACCCGAAGGGATTAATTTACATTCCTCCATTTGTCACGCTGCCGACCATCACCTCAAGACCGCTCTCTCACCCAACTCCCTCACCCAACTCTCTCACCCAGTCTCATCCCTCTCCTGTCTCCTGCTTTATCTGCAATAGCTCGCACCATTCACATCCACAATTCCACCTGTCAGAAACACCGCTTCTTTTGAAGCGAGAAACAGAATTGTATGAGCAACTTCCTCCGGTCTGGCGACTCGCTCCATTGGGCTTTGCTGCCGAATTGCCTCTCCCGCTGGGCTGTCTAGCAAACTACGCGCCATTTCTGTTTCCACAAATCCCGGTGCAACAGCCGTGACAGCAATATTGTAGGGGGCAAGATATTGCGCTAAAGATTGGCTCAGAGCATTGAGACCTGCCTTACTTGCACCATAAGCAGTTGCCGTTGGTTCCCCGCGAAATGCTCCTCTAGACGTGACGTTAATAATCCGTCCAGAGCGGCGTTCCATCATGTGACGCGCAACACAATAGGCAACGTTCGCGGCTCCCATCAAGTTAATTTGCCAGGTGCGCTGCCAGATCGTTTGCCAATCTGTATAACTTGTATCTGCCAGAGGGTGTTCTTCATATATCCCAGCATTGTTCACAACAACATCTAAATGTCCCAGCGAATCGATCGCCCCTGCCACCATCTGTTCAATTGCGATCGGGTCTGTCAGGTCTGCCTGAACGAGGATTGACTCGTTGGGTAGCATCGCTTGAAGCTGCTGTGCTGCTTGCTGTTGCTGATGATAATGAAGAGCTACCCGTGCCCCTGCCTCCGAAAACGCGATTGCAGTTGCCTGCCCGATGCCGCCCGATGCTCCTGTAATCAGCACTGTCTTGGTCTGGAAGTTCAGCATTGTTTCCCAAATTTCAAATCAAAAGAAGCACATCACAGTGTACTCCTCCGTTTGTCTTTGCATGGGAGAGCCTGTGGTTGAATTTGAGGGGACGATCGCTGATGCACCACTGTTTCACATCACCAATGATTGCCATGCGATACACTGAAAGCAATTGCTTGGAGTAATACAAATGGCACGCGCAAACGGAGCCAAGACAGAAGTGGAACAGCCATCCTTGGCAGTAGACGAGGAAGTGACAGCGGTAGAGCCTGTTCAACCTCCAACTGATGCTCAGGAAATTGATGATTGCTTAAATGCTTTGAAAGCTTTACTGAGTACAGTTGAAAAGCTTCAAAAAGTGAGACAGGAAGTTGGAGACATCAAACCACTCGTTGTCAGAATGCTCGAGGGCGAGATTATGTCTGGGAACGACCTGGAACAGCTTAAAGTTGGGGTAGGCGGTTTATCGCGCTTAGTTCGTGCCTACACTGACCATCAGACGGCTTTAACCAATGCTCAACCTGCCAGAACCCTGCTCGATCAGGTCCTTAAAGGGGCAGATCAAAAAGGGGCAGATCAAAGCCGCAAGGAAGCCTGAACCCGATCGCTGGTTTCAGTGATTCAACTGAGTATGAATTGCATCACGGCTGCACTACAGGACGCAGCCTTAAATTTATGTCCGAAGATATGTAGACATTAGGGAATATGCCATTTCCAATATGAAAGGTAGCCGTTGCCTAGCTTTGCGATGTCTGTGAATAGAATATACCTACGAGAGAACAAGAACTCAGCACTATTACCCACTGCTCAACCCTTTGATCTGGACAGCAGGGCGAAGTGTGTTTCGGGTTTTATCCTTCTTGATTAAGGAGTAAACCGAGTGAATGTGGATTTTCTGCTCGGTGGCGGCGAAATGGGTGAACGGATGCGGCAGATGGACTGGACGCAAACATCGCTAGGTTTACCCGAAAAGTGGCAACAGAGCTTAAAAACAGCCGTCCGCATTATCCTCACCTCTCGCCAACCGATGTTTGTTTGGTGGGGAGAAGACCTGATCAATCTTTATAATGACGCTTACAAAGCGATCGTGGGTGGCAAACATCCAGAAGTGCTAGGGCAGCCTGCATCGGTGGTGTGGCGCGAAATTTGGGATCAGGTGGGACCAAGAGCTGAATCCGTCATTTTCAAGAATGAGGGCACCTACGACGAAGCGCTGCTGCTGATTATGGAGCGCAATGGCTATCCAGAGGAAACCTACTACACGTTCTCTTATAGCCCGATCCCCGATGATCACGGTGGGATTGGGGGCATCATTTGCGCCAACACAGACGATACGCAGCGCATTATTGGCGAGCGGCAGTTGGCTTTGCTGCGCGATCTGGCTGCCCAAACAGCCGATGCTCGAACCTTTGATGAAGCCTGCAGGCTCAGCATTAACTGTCTAAAAACAAATCTGTATGACCTGCCCTTTGCCATGATCTATCTGGTTGAGCCAGATCAGCGTCAGGTATTTCTTGCAGGAACAAGTGGGATCGATCGCCATCATCCTGCCGTTCTCGAAACCGTTGATCTCGACTCAAAGGCAATTTGGTCTTTTGCCGAAGTCATTCGCAAGCAAAAACCCATCATTTCTGATCTGGAATCTCTGTTTCCTGATCTGCCCACCGGAGCCTGGAATCGACCACCCCATCAAGCCGTCGCAGTGCCGATCGCCGCATCTGGGCAAACTGGAAAATCAGGAATTTTGCTGGCTGGGCTTAACCCGTTTCGGTTGTTTGACGACAACTATCAAGGGTTTATGGATCTGGTTGCAGCGCAAATTTCAGCCAGTATTGCCAATGCTCAGGCTTACGAAGAAGAACGAAAGCGGGCTGAAACCTTAGCAGAACTCGATCGCGCCAAAACGATTTTTTTTAGCAATGTCAGCCATGAGTTTCGCACACCGCTGACGCTGATGCTGGGTCCTCTAGAAGATCTCCTGACGCATCCTTCCAAACCGCTGCCTACCGAAGATCGAGAACAGCTAGAGACAGTACATCGCAATTCGCTGCGGTTACTGAAGCTCGTCAACACGCTGCTTGATTTCTCTCGCATTGAAGCGGGGCGCATTCAAGCTGTTTATGAACTCACTGATTTGTCTGCTTTTACGGCTGAATTAGCGAGTGTGTTTCGTTCTGCGATCGAACGGGCGGGCATGACCCTCAATGTCGATTGTCCTCCGCTACCAGAGCAGGTGTATGTCGATCGGGAAATGTGGGAGAAAGTAGTGCTGAACCTGCTTTCCAACGCCTTTAAGTTTACCTTTGCCGGGGCAATCACCGTAGGGCTGCAATGGCTTAAAGATCGCGTTGAACTGATCGTTCAAGATACCGGAACTGGCATTCCAGAGGAGGAACTGCCGCATCTGTTTGAGCGGTTCCATCGGGTTCCCGGAGCCAAAGGACGCACCTATGAAGGCTCAGGGATTGGGCTATCGCTGGTGCAGGAGTTGGTAAAACTGCATGGCGGGACGATCGAAGTTGAAAGCGTTGTCGATCAAGGAACTTGCTTTACCGTAACCATTCCCACTGGATCAGCCCATTTGCCCACTGAACGCATTAGTGCTGCTCGAACGCTTGGCTCCACTGCGTTAGGTGCAACTCCCTATTTAGAAGAAGCATTGCGCTGGTTGCCGAATGAGGAATCTTCTTTTCCCATCGCTACAGAGGAGATTTTGGCGACGGCTGCACCCATGTCTGTCCCTTCTGCCCGCATTCTTCTCGCCGATGACAACGCAGATATGCGCGACTACGTGAAGCGGCTATTGAGCCAGCAGTATGAAGTTGAAGCTGTCGCGGATGGGCTGGCGGCTCTGACAGTGGCACGTCAGCAACTCCCAGATCTGGTGCTCACAGATGTTATGATGCCGGGACTCGATGGGTTTGGGCTGCTGCAAGCCTTACGGTCTGATCCACAAACGCGCAAAGTGCCGATTATTCTACTGTCAGCGAGGGCAGGCGAGGAGGCGAGAGTCGAGGGGTTAGAAGCAGGCGCAGATGACTATTTGATCAAGCCTTTCTCAGCCCGTGAACTGTTGGCAAGAGTGGAAGCAGCTCTAAAGATGGCGCGGCTCCGGCAGGAAGCAATGCAGCGAGAGCAAGCGCTACGCATTGAAGCTGAAGTGGCAAAGGCGCATTTGGAAACGGTGCTGGCAGGTATTCAAGACCAGTTTTTTGTGCTCGATCGCCAGTGGTGCTACACCTTTGCTAATGACCAAGTGGCAGAAGTAGTTGGTGTTCCCAAAGAAGAGCTAGTAGGTCAGAACATTTGGCAATTGTTCCCCGATCTGATTGGCAGTGATTTTTATCATCAACTGCATCAAGCCCTGCAATCCCAAACCGTTGCTCGATTTGAATATTTCTATCTGCCTTGGCGCTGCTGGTTTGAAAATCGAATTTATCCTTTTGATGAAGGCGTCACTATTTTTGTTACGGATATCAACGATCGTAAGCAGGCAGAAGAGGCACTGCGAGAAGCCCATGTCCAGCTTGAGTCGGCACTGATCGCTGGAGCCATTTATACCTGGCGATGGAACATTCTGGAAAATCAGGTGACTGCTGGCAAATCCTTTGCTGAACTCTTTGCAGTTGACCCGGATGAAGCAGCAAAAGGCTTGCCGATCGAACATTTTGTTTCTGCGATTCATCCAGAAGACCGATCGCGCGTTGTTGCGGCAATTCAGCAGGCGATCGAAACCCATGAAGAATATGTCACAGAATATCGGGTGTTTACGGCAACAGGGGAAGAGCGCTGGCTCTCTGCGAGAGGTCGAGTGGAATATGATGCAGCAGGTGAACCAATCGCTTTTCCGGGAGCACTCGCAGATATTACTGAGCGCAAACGCGCCGAAGCAGAGCGAGAGCAGCTATTAGCGAGAGAGCAAATTGCTCGTGAACAAGCTGAAACCGCTAACCGGATTAAGGATGAGTTCCTCGCTGTCTTATCGCACGAATTACGATCGCCCCTCAACCCGATTTTAGGCTGGGCAAGGCTATTACAAACACGCAGCTTTGATGCAGCAAAAACGGCGCAAGCCCTCGCCACGATCGAGCGAAATGCCAAGTTACAGTCCGAGTTGATCGAAGATTTGTTAGATGTTTCTCGGATTTTGCAGGGCAAACTCAGCTTAAATGTGAGTTCGGTTGACCTGGCATCGACGGTTCAGGCAGCAATGGAAACCGTACGACTGGCAGCAGAAGCAAAAGCAATTCAAATTCAAACTTATCTTGAGCCAAACCTTGAACCTGTTTCAGGGGATGCGAGCCGCTTGCAGCAGATCGTTTGGAATCTTTTGTCGAACGCAATTAAATTTACGCCTGCGGGAGGACGAGTCGAAATTCGCCTCCACCGCGTCGATCGTCAAGCAGAGATTAAGGTTAGCGATACAGGCAGAGGGATTTCGCCCCAATTTTTGCCTTATGTGTTCGACTATTTTCGGCAGGCAGATGCAACGACAACCCGCAAGTTTGGTGGACTGGGATTAGGCTTGGCGATCGTGCGTCATCTGGTGGAATTACATGGCGGCACGATTCAGGCAGATAGTCTCGGAGAAGATCAGGGAGCAACCTTTACTGTCCGGCTACCGCTGCTGACCCACTCAAAACCCAACCAGGAGCAACCAACCTTGGAAGAAGCCCCAACTTTAGATGGTGTGAAAGTATTGGTGGTCGATGATGATATCGATGCCCTTGAATTTGCAACTTTCCTGTTAGAGCAATATGGTGCAGAAGTCACGGCGGCTACCTCAGCCCTCACTGCTCTGGCTGCAATTCAGCAATCGAAACCCGATGTACTGCTGAGCGATATCGGTATGCCAGAGATCGACGGCTACACACTAATGAGACAGGTCAGAACATTGCCACCTGAACAAGGAGGAGAAATTCCTGCCATTGCCTTGACTGCCTACGCTGGAGAAATTGACCATCAGCGAGCCATATCAGCGGGCTTTCAAAAGCACTTGCCCAAACCGATCGAACCCGCAGATTTAATCGCTGCCATTGCCGCAATCAGCTTTGATCAAACGCAGAATTTCTGATCTCGTTTTGTTCCAAGCAATTGAGCAAGGTTATCGCTGTTGCTGGTTTTGAGTCAGACAATATTGCTGATCACTCGAGGGTGCAGCCGTGAATTTAAGTGAATTTGCTTAGCGCATCTTCGGCAGAACCTTGTCATGATGGAGCAACAGAGCCGCCGATGATTGAGGATTTACGATGAGAGAGAGCATTGAAACGCTAATTTACAATTTAGGACAGACGATCGTCGGCAAGTCTGAAGCAATTCGACTGGTGCTGGTAGCGCTCTTTTCTGGCGGACATGCCCTCCTGGAAGATGTACCGGGTGTTGGTAAAACGCTTTTGGCAAAGTCACTGGCGCGATCGATCGAGGGACAGTTTCAGCGCATCCAATGCACGCCTGATCTCCTACCTGCTGATGTCACTGGCACAAATATTTGGAACCCGCGATCGGGTGAGTTTGAGTTTCTACCAGGCCCAGTTTTCACTAATATCATGCTGGTGGATGAGATTAATCGAGCAACACC is part of the Trichocoleus sp. genome and harbors:
- a CDS encoding MSMEG_0570 family nitrogen starvation response protein — encoded protein: MPEIRFRIQWPDGSQETCYSPSLIVKDYFTPKQAYDVDDFVQRSRTALNIASDRVQAKYGRPCGLALGQLREIEMKAAQYHHLPQAQVQVIEFIESSF
- a CDS encoding DUF3747 domain-containing protein, yielding MKSTMRRIAAAAAATTTAAVSILSAVPTFAGQFGQKEVDQSKFVAVASPFQGGNAHQLLIIEQVSSARPCWNEVGAAPVKVDPLLTTFDFTGICGRSTDSNGYSIRVNGEDLGLQYSLRVVKKDNDMLLVGAPRDRSKPTFLLGHTNGVSNDFAKISLEPGWKFTKRMYGESVLGHVYLTYEGATVPTTTAVGGSSSGGGTTPGGTVTPPTPPANNGGTPSRFSDTRGDIYVAEIDRAVQMGFISGFEDNTFRPQAQLTREQLVSMVLDALRSLPNSRLTIPTQAGSNPYADVEASRWSAAKIQLAKQNNIVSGYEDGTFRPTQPVTRAELMAVLRRAGEYAKSLQGQQPQLQGNRPATTFADTGSHWANGLVSQMSSFCGVASPLNEQGTTFAPDTAAQRNYAAAATLRLLNCVSPQPTTAQK
- the glsA gene encoding glutaminase A, which codes for MISNSSEPAPSSTSLLQPATLQKILQDLHLKHQPLRSGTLASYIPELAKMNPDWFSICVATTTGQTYQVGDFEQMFTIQSISKVFVYGLALEDHGRESVLSRVGVEPTGDAFNAIVLDEQSKRPYNPMVNAGAIAITSLMKGKGATERLNRMVAMFERYIGHETFIDMPTFMSERTTGHRNRAMAHLMLNFGMIDEKIDEALDLYFQQCSLLVNCQDLAIMAATLANRGVNPITGTRAVPACYIRDILSVMYTCGMYNFAGEWTYRVGLPAKSGVSGGLIVVVPGQMGIAVFSPLLDRRGNSVRGVKVCEDLSRELGLHLFDCSLLHCTTHSPE
- a CDS encoding DUF4278 domain-containing protein, with product MMKLIYRGATYDYNPAPSRAHNAGRPSRSTPAQAPYTLIYRGQTYSIDPNARSTGAPMPAEYELLYRGTAYQVRRDAEGTTTTARPAGLASGESVPATMPRRYVAKVHQANLLKNLQRRIQIAQARGDEQLMRLLESELRQINP
- a CDS encoding SDR family oxidoreductase → MLNFQTKTVLITGASGGIGQATAIAFSEAGARVALHYHQQQQAAQQLQAMLPNESILVQADLTDPIAIEQMVAGAIDSLGHLDVVVNNAGIYEEHPLADTSYTDWQTIWQRTWQINLMGAANVAYCVARHMMERRSGRIINVTSRGAFRGEPTATAYGASKAGLNALSQSLAQYLAPYNIAVTAVAPGFVETEMARSLLDSPAGEAIRQQSPMERVARPEEVAHTILFLASKEAVFLTGGIVDVNGASYCR
- a CDS encoding ATP-binding protein; amino-acid sequence: MNVDFLLGGGEMGERMRQMDWTQTSLGLPEKWQQSLKTAVRIILTSRQPMFVWWGEDLINLYNDAYKAIVGGKHPEVLGQPASVVWREIWDQVGPRAESVIFKNEGTYDEALLLIMERNGYPEETYYTFSYSPIPDDHGGIGGIICANTDDTQRIIGERQLALLRDLAAQTADARTFDEACRLSINCLKTNLYDLPFAMIYLVEPDQRQVFLAGTSGIDRHHPAVLETVDLDSKAIWSFAEVIRKQKPIISDLESLFPDLPTGAWNRPPHQAVAVPIAASGQTGKSGILLAGLNPFRLFDDNYQGFMDLVAAQISASIANAQAYEEERKRAETLAELDRAKTIFFSNVSHEFRTPLTLMLGPLEDLLTHPSKPLPTEDREQLETVHRNSLRLLKLVNTLLDFSRIEAGRIQAVYELTDLSAFTAELASVFRSAIERAGMTLNVDCPPLPEQVYVDREMWEKVVLNLLSNAFKFTFAGAITVGLQWLKDRVELIVQDTGTGIPEEELPHLFERFHRVPGAKGRTYEGSGIGLSLVQELVKLHGGTIEVESVVDQGTCFTVTIPTGSAHLPTERISAARTLGSTALGATPYLEEALRWLPNEESSFPIATEEILATAAPMSVPSARILLADDNADMRDYVKRLLSQQYEVEAVADGLAALTVARQQLPDLVLTDVMMPGLDGFGLLQALRSDPQTRKVPIILLSARAGEEARVEGLEAGADDYLIKPFSARELLARVEAALKMARLRQEAMQREQALRIEAEVAKAHLETVLAGIQDQFFVLDRQWCYTFANDQVAEVVGVPKEELVGQNIWQLFPDLIGSDFYHQLHQALQSQTVARFEYFYLPWRCWFENRIYPFDEGVTIFVTDINDRKQAEEALREAHVQLESALIAGAIYTWRWNILENQVTAGKSFAELFAVDPDEAAKGLPIEHFVSAIHPEDRSRVVAAIQQAIETHEEYVTEYRVFTATGEERWLSARGRVEYDAAGEPIAFPGALADITERKRAEAEREQLLAREQIAREQAETANRIKDEFLAVLSHELRSPLNPILGWARLLQTRSFDAAKTAQALATIERNAKLQSELIEDLLDVSRILQGKLSLNVSSVDLASTVQAAMETVRLAAEAKAIQIQTYLEPNLEPVSGDASRLQQIVWNLLSNAIKFTPAGGRVEIRLHRVDRQAEIKVSDTGRGISPQFLPYVFDYFRQADATTTRKFGGLGLGLAIVRHLVELHGGTIQADSLGEDQGATFTVRLPLLTHSKPNQEQPTLEEAPTLDGVKVLVVDDDIDALEFATFLLEQYGAEVTAATSALTALAAIQQSKPDVLLSDIGMPEIDGYTLMRQVRTLPPEQGGEIPAIALTAYAGEIDHQRAISAGFQKHLPKPIEPADLIAAIAAISFDQTQNF